The Osmerus eperlanus chromosome 7, fOsmEpe2.1, whole genome shotgun sequence genome includes a region encoding these proteins:
- the LOC134023496 gene encoding uncharacterized protein LOC134023496 — protein sequence MDRLFQILMLSCFYSVLEAQKVLVDPQVTGYQGHDVILPCTFQGSSNITMGQWTLGPTKEKGTSLGVLHPQQGLHIPPSVLTGRVNFTENLTKAFSMTIRDVRKSDEGRYTCEMTVFPSGSFKETSYLTVQAQPQATPLSGVIAGIVLAVLLVMVVMAASVYLFINRKMQNTLVSHTVITDTRGPPGTATHVIGGEEDLVYSDVTVFKSPGTRGDISSIKPPDATNPDDTLYSQVSVRSQRPVLPDDAATYSQVMKKRTCETSPL from the exons ATGGATCGCTTGTTCCAAATATTGATGCTGTCTTGTTTCTACTCAG tgcTGGAGGCCCAGAAAGTCCTGGTTGACCCCCAGGTGACAGGATATCAGGGTCATGACGTCATTCTGCCATGTACCTTCCAGGGTAGTTCTAATATTACCATGGGACAGTGGACACTAGGCCCAACCAAAGAGAAGGGCACATCTCTGGGTGTCTTACACCCTCAACAAGGACTTCACATTCCTCCATCAGTCTTGACAGGGAGGGTGAATTTCACTGAGAATTTGACGAAGGCATTTTCCATGACTATAAGGGATGTGAGGAAGTCTGATGAGGGAAGGTACACCTGCGAAATGACTGTATTCCCAAGTGGCTCCTTTAAAGAAACATCCTACCTCACTGTACAGG CCCAGCCTCAGGCCACACCTCTATCTGGTGTCATCGCTGGCATCGTGCTCGCCGTCCTCCTGGTGATGGTTGTCATGGCAGCCTCAGTGTACCTCTTCATCAACAggaagat GCAAAATACTTTAGTATCACATACGGTCATAACTG ACACCAGAGGACCACCTGGCACAGCTACACATGTgattggaggagaagag gacctgGTCTACTCTGACGTCACTGTGTTCAAGTCCCCCGGGACCAGAGGTGACATATCGTCCATAAAACCCCCAGATGCCACGAACCCCGATGATACCCTCTACTCCCAGGTGTCCGTGAGGTCTCAGCGCCCCGTCCTCCCGGACGACGCAGCAACATACTCCCAGGTGATGAAGAAGCGGACATGTGAGACTTCTCCCTTGTAG